A genome region from Blautia coccoides includes the following:
- a CDS encoding GreA/GreB family elongation factor, translating into MREQLTESDVKKIQEEIEYRKLVVRKEAIEAVKEARAQGDLSENFEYYAAKKDKNKNESRIRYLERMLKTAAIVKDDSGSDEVGINNVVEIYYEDEDETETYKLVTSIRGNSIDNKISIESPLGKAVRGHREGDRVMVRVNDTVSYPVVIKSIVKSTEDEDDQIRSF; encoded by the coding sequence ATGCGGGAACAGTTGACAGAGAGTGATGTAAAGAAGATCCAGGAGGAAATCGAGTACCGGAAGCTGGTGGTCAGAAAGGAAGCCATAGAGGCTGTCAAGGAGGCCAGGGCACAGGGTGACCTGAGTGAGAATTTTGAATATTATGCGGCGAAAAAGGACAAGAACAAAAATGAAAGCCGCATCCGGTATCTGGAGAGAATGCTGAAGACCGCCGCAATTGTGAAGGATGATTCCGGAAGTGATGAGGTGGGGATCAATAATGTGGTGGAAATTTACTACGAGGATGAGGATGAGACCGAGACCTACAAACTGGTAACTTCTATCAGGGGTAACTCTATTGACAATAAGATCAGTATAGAATCTCCCCTGGGAAAAGCCGTCCGGGGACACCGGGAAGGCGATCGGGTCATGGTGAGGGTAAATGACACAGTGAGCTATCCTGTCGTGATCAAATCCATTGTAAAATCAACAGAAGATGAGGATGACCAGATCAGAAGTTTCTAA